The window CTCCCGCCAGAGGGAGCTaggggaaactggcaaccctacgtgctggactgtctccccttctggagcttttaccttgccgccctcgctgcttaaaacttttaaTTAACTGAGCCTTTGCAGGGCAAGGggtccagaaggggagatgccagaggtggcGGCAGGGCAAAAGTTCCGGAAGGGGAGACGCCAGAAggggcggagggctgtgagagaatccatcccctctgaaGAACGTGTCAAAAATATTGTGTAGAAAGACTCGGAATCTGCCttctctctcaatctgaggccTGTGGGAGGGTTCACAGCGCCCCCTGCTCTCAAGGATTTGCCAGACTTAGGCAGGATTTCTACACCTATATTGCGCTGCTTAATTTTAACACATTTTATGTTTTGCTTGCTAAGGAATATCAAAAGTGTGCAAGGCGTTGGATCCATACtgattttccagtggcagaatggatcTTTCCTGCCTCATTGCTCCCCTCTGATCTCcaagaaatgctgctcctgggcaaCAGAGACCTCTGAGGAATGACATGGCGGGGTGGGGAGGTTTGGAGCAGGAAAGGAAAATGTGGAACGTGaagatttagtctggatccaaccagcaGTTTGgttcaggaagggttttttttttggtatggatTATCACTGTTGGTTTCATTTCAGAAGAAGATATTGATTAATAATTAATTTTGGCTAGCTTGAGTACATGGATCACGTCGGCTTTAGTTATTTATTCTTCTTATTGACTCATGATATTGTGTCCTTTTGTGACTGTTATTGATGCAGGAGTATCCCACAATTAGACAGTTCACATTTTATTATCAATACATAACGTTTACATCCGATCCTACTGATACCTTTGTATTTTCCCCCTATCTGGGAGAGGCTTCTGTGTATTTGTTcctgtctgtgtgtgtttgtttatctTTGTTTATCTGAAGAGTTTGCATacatttctcttccattttatcctcacaataaccctgtgaggtaggttagactgtgaGTGTGAGAAAACGGCTTCTTGGCTGTGTGAGGATATGGACTTAGGTCTCTCCGGTCTGTTTCAGACACTTTAATCAgtataaccctgtgaggtaggttagaccctgtgaggtaggttaatgggagaaaaaatggctttTTGGATATGAGGATATAGGCCCAGGTGTCTCCAGCATGAGTCAGACACTTTAATCAGTATATTACCACCATGGCCTCTCTCACACATGCTGGGCAGCCAAGCAAGTAGTGGAGCATTGTAGGATCAGTAGAAATTCTCCTTGCACCCAAACATAGCCCCTGGCTAGCTCTAGTTAAGGTTATCAAAAAACAACTGGAGCTTAGagttcttctagaattacaactgatttccaggttaccgagatctgttcccttggagaaaatggcggtgTCAGATGGCATCACGTCCCTTCCAAGTCCCCTGCCTTCCGCCAATTCCTAGGCACAATCCCAAAATCCCAAGGAATTGCCCAAGTTGGGGTTGCAACCCTAACACTAGTGCATTTGCCTCAGAAGCAGAGGGTCGCATGTAGGCAATCTATGAGCagggatggcgggggggggggcactttacATATGCTTGAATCCATCAGCCAACAGAAGGTGCTGCAATCTTTTCATCCCACCAATGCTTGCTGTGGGGTGATGGGATAACTTTGTGACTTCAGAGGGAAAGGAATAAGGTTATTGGGCCCTTGCCTGGCACCTCTGGGATCTTTGGGAGGCAAGACATGGGAAGGGGAGCATCATACgccatgttgacatcacttccaggtgaaaccTGGCAGTGATATCACTGTGttgcatgatgctctaggaatccttcCAATCTCTACAGTAAATACCATAGAGAGATTGAGGGACTTCCTATAGAGTCTCTGAATGCAGTGATGTCCCTTCCAGGTTTTCACCCAGAAGTCAGGTCAACACATTGCACAATGCTGTGTCCCTCCCATCCCTGCCCCCCTACTGCCCCAGTGAGTGGGCGTGGGGGACAAGAAACATTGGTGGGAGGTTGCCTGCCCATGTTGAGTAAGTGGAAATTCTAGAAGGGAAATAAACTCAGGATCTGTTGCATTGAGAGCAGCTTGTACACCTTGTCTGTAAGCCTTGTTTCAGAATGAAGGTTATGCGATCTTAGGGCAAGTCCTCAAACGACCAGTTCCCTGACAGAAGGGAGTGTCTCTAAATTATCAATTCTAGGGGATCCCAAGACAGCAGAAGTGTATCTGCAGCCCATGTGCTGAATACCATGAGCTGAGGCATTTATGCCCCTTCTGTGAGTTGAACCAGGTAACCTCAGTGCCAAGCGGTTCACTGGACCAGTCTTTGTGAGCGTAGGAAAAACAAGAGTAGCAACATAACTCAAGGGACAGCAAATAAGGAGATGCACAGACAGCAAAAAGAACTGTTTGGTGGTTGTCTAGAACCATTTATTACATAAAAACAGAACTCTCTTCAAACAAGTTAAGAACCGAAAGCCCCAGTACTGTGACCAAACTCTCCACTGGACTCAGGCCCCTCTGTGAGCAGGTGACAAAATGATCCGAATGTGCCGCCTGGTAGCCAGGGCTCAGCATTTGGATGTACCTTCAATTCAGAGATAGCCAATGCTCGATTACCCCTAGATCTTTTGCTTCTTGGACCTGATAGCTCTGAGAGGTGTTCAAGGAAGGGATAGGGGTCTGGGACAAGACACAGCTGTCTGCTTTCAGACTTGAAATCTTCAAAAGTGAAACTGCACACTGTCCCCTTCAGAGAGTTACCTACATTCTGTATCCAATTCAGATTGATCTGTGCCTTCCCATCTCTTCCTGATCCTTCTGTTCCAGCCATTTAGATGGGAATGGCTGGTTCATGGAACAGAAAGGTTCTCTCCCTTCTCTATCTGGAACGAGGAAAAAAAACAATGCAGAACTGGACATAGTCTGCCAGCAAGGAGGTATATGAAAATGCACTGTGCCACCTGGGCATTCTCTTCTTTCGCCTTTCTCGTTCTCTTACAGAATGCAATGCTCAGCTCCTTGGGGGAAGGGGCATGTCATTGTTTAGTAGTGCACACATGTCCGTGTTAGATTCTTGTTGTGTAACTCTGAGGCTGAGCTTTAAAACACAGTCTAAAAATATGGCCAACAGCAGCCCTAAACTGGGATTCTGATCCTGATGTATGGCAGCAGGAGCCAGACTGGATCGACTATCGTTATCAATGGGGATTGAGCTGCAAAGCTTAAGAAAGTTGGGAGGAAGTTATGAGAACATTGTCTTGTCAGCCCTCCAACATGTGTGGTTAGCCAAAGACACTGTTGGAGAGATTGTGGTGCATGGGATGAACAGGAACAAGCACATGGTGTAGCAATGGGAGAAGGTCACAAAGAGGGAGCTGCTGACATGCCAACTCTGAATTAGGTCTCATACACCCTTACCAACaacaaggaaaaaaatggagtTTCCACCCTACCCTAGGCCTCCTATTTACCTGCCTGGGTCGGGGATTTACATGCCCCCAGACCCAATATCCTGCCCCCAAAGAATTGAAGAGTAGGAGGGAAATGGCTTCCACATAGTGACACACtaagaatttcccctaatctctacgGTAAAGACCATAGTGACTGGTGGAGGAagcctagagtgtcacccaggagtgacatcacatcatccccaaactctaccctctccaggcacaTCCTCCCAAATCTCCTGCCTTTTGCTGAGACAGTGTTGAGAACCCTAACCTACCACCACGCCACCAGAGAGGAATCCTTGCTTGACGATTTTTTAATGCTTCTATCTGGCTGCTCCCCGCCGCCATCCCCTAGCAGCTCCTATGAGCTGCAAACAGGGCTTGGCCTATCCAAACCAGTATGTGGTTTACCACAACCGTCACCATCCTTTTGAGAATCTGGATCCCCTGAGCATGCGACCCATTGAGCTacaagcatgtgacaggaagttACATGCCCTCGGAGCTGTGAGATTAGAGAAGCCAGAGTCATCATGACCGCACTGGTATCAAGGCACAGGCAACCCACAGGCAACAGACCAAAAAAGCTGGGGATGGGAAACACAAGCCGAGCACCAGGGTGCGTACCATCGCAAAGCCCGAGCCAATGGTCGGAGCCATGGAGGAGTCCCCGCCCCCCCTCCGAGAGACTTCACCTTGTCTTCCTGCCCCTCTTCTTAGCATGCATGCGGAGAGAGGCAGGAAGCGTGGCACCTCTGCTCTGTACACACAGCAAgtccttccaaaaggcagcagAAAAGTTTGGCACTCATGATACAATTGGCAGGGTTCCCTGACCCAcctgaaggaccccccccccctctggatTACAGTTTCCTGATTTATAGAAAAGTAGTCTCATCATAATTCCAGCTATTGCTGGGATAAAACGAATCTGTGTTATCCTGAAGGCTGCAAGTTCTATTGGTAACCACACCCAGCAACTGCCCTGACCGCCCATCCCCGCACTCACGCCACCAGGAATGGGGTTTGGGAAGGCAATCGAGAGAGACCCTTCTAAAAACAGGAAGATTCTTCAGAATCATGTGAGAAAGCACCAGAGTGATTCTTTTACATTAATTTGTCAAACGATGTTCCCACTGGAGCTGGCTGGCATAATGCTTTGGAGCTCCTCCCTTCCCAAACTTCTTGCCGGGAGTTTGCTGGGCGCCAGTGAATAGAACAGTCCAGGGATCAAACGgttaaagactttttaaaaaaaatcatccaaactCACCAGAATTCCTAGCAATGATTCCACAGGtggtttttcattttttaaaaatatccagaaACTGTAAACTCAGCTATTTTTAAGGAGGACATCTAAGGTCATGGGGTCCACTGGTTCAAGCTCCAGTCCCATCCCTACCCCTCCCTGTCCACACACACGCTTTTAAAAAAGACTCTGCTAACAAAAATTGTCATTCCTGGCATATTGAAGCCCAGGGAAGTGATATAAAAGATAAGATTCTGGGGCAAGGTTCTTCTCTGAAGGTTCAtttggttttcttttgtttttgtttcttgagGGCCCCTAGGAAATACCTGAGATTTAGGGGACGTTCCACCTCTTGATCAAAAGCTTGTGCCGGGTGCAGCTCTCAATGCTGGGATGAGAGCCAAAtccccctcctgccccctcctccccctccccaagaaaaCGTGAGCAAGCGCTGGTGTCTGCGGAACCCCGTCATGTGTCCAAGATCTCCCTGGTGGGCGATTGCTCGTGAGCCATGCCTTGCGTACTGTGGACAGTCTGGTTGTGGGCCACCGAGTTCTGTTGCAGCTCAAGAGCGATGGCGTTCTGTGGGAATTCCTTCACCTGCTTCTTGTACTCGAGGAAAGTGCAGGCTTTGGTGGCGATGGCAATGATGTTCTTGCCGATAAAGATGGTGGAGACCCGGCTGTCTTGGAACAAGACCATGTTGATGGCACGGATGAATATGGTAACAATGTTGATGGTCACCAGGCTCAGGACTGGGTAGAGCATCATTTTCTGGGGCGCAATGTGCTCCCCTTGCATGCTGATCTCACTGAGAGAAACACAAGGCAAGATGAGGAGAAGGATGTAGCAGTAGAAGAACATCAGGCCTTCTGCCCAGATCGGCAGGCCAGTTTTGTGCGGTTCCCACAGGTTGGCTTGGATGTCTAAGATATCCAGGAGGTCTAAGGCTACCCAGAAGAGACGGCCCCGCAAATCCTCTTTCTTCCGGAAGGTGCGTATGTACTCCATGCTATCCAAGGCCACTAGCACCAGGTACAGACCCGGTACGCAGATGGAGAGCAACAACGTTAGGGCCTTCCTGGCCACCGTCTCCAGATTTCTCTTATCAGCCTTGTAATTCTGGAATATAAAATACAGTTTTATCTCCAGCACAAAGATGTAGAGGAACCAGAGGATCATGGCATAGCCACGCTTTGCCGTCTTCACCTCGGCCCCGACCCACACGGCCACATAGCGTAGCACAATCAGAAAACAGATGTCTCCCACCAGAACAATAATGCAGACTCCAATTTTACGGGGTCCTTGGTtctgttccaccaggtaggcATCCATGAATGCCATGCTGGTCATGATCACGATGGTGGTGAGACACACATGACGCTTGTCTGGAGGAGGAAGCACCATGGTGAGATGATGGAACTGCTTCTCTCTTTTTCCAGCCTCCTGGTTTTGCTACAAGGGCAGCCCTATGTTCATTACTAACAGAGTCCCTCCTGGTCGGCAACAGGCTTTTCCCTTGTTTATTTGCAGGGGGCaagtttttatcctgcccttccttcaaagagcttAGGAAGAAAAGAAGTCCTCGCAAGGCAATGACAGATGATCGTGACGGGGGACACTGTCAAGCTACAGTAACAGAACTACAACACACTTGGCACAATCATTAATCCAAAAATCTTTGCTGTCCGTGCAGTGAGGTTGCCACATGCAAAAGTCTCAGACATATACTCCACCAGACCCCATAGGGACTGATTGCTTTCTTAGGACTACCCCCAGTACCTCTTTTGAAAAACCTCTCTTTCTTTCACTTGTGATTCCTTTTGGTGGATTCCATCGGACTTTTCACTACAGACTTTTCCCACAGGGATAGTTCCTCAGCGGACCGTAGATAATCCTTTTATGGGCTTTCTAGCAGCAACTTATCCAAAACCTCTGCAATTACAGAACTGATTGGGCATCCACATCAGCGTGAAAGAGGAGAAGCGGGTCAAAATGAGTTGTTCCCCAAATGAGCGATTCAGATTTCCCCCGAGCTgcagataggattgccagcttcctGGTGTATCCTTTCACGTACAATTCCCTCTCCTCCTGCTACAACCCCGTCTAGAGCTGTATCCATGATGAACAAGGCTTGCATTTCCCAGTGAGAGGCCCGATCCACCATCTCATCAACGGtgatctgaaacagaacatagaaaAATACAAGTGAGGGGGTGTCATGCCAGGAACCTGCATCCTTCTGgttgtgttattttatttattcggCCAAAACTAGCCCAAGCTTGTCAGAGCTCAAAAGATAAGCAGGCGGTGGCCATGGTTACTACTTGGATAggatacctccaaggaagaccagggccatttccacatgtcttacctgcctgcggaacattgcatgaaagacccggaagacatcGTCTTCTCGctcaaaattgcgccaggaagacgctgttatccagtTTTGCGCGATTTCGCAGAAAAATCCTGGAT of the Eublepharis macularius isolate TG4126 chromosome 5, MPM_Emac_v1.0, whole genome shotgun sequence genome contains:
- the TMEM121 gene encoding transmembrane protein 121, giving the protein MVLPPPDKRHVCLTTIVIMTSMAFMDAYLVEQNQGPRKIGVCIIVLVGDICFLIVLRYVAVWVGAEVKTAKRGYAMILWFLYIFVLEIKLYFIFQNYKADKRNLETVARKALTLLLSICVPGLYLVLVALDSMEYIRTFRKKEDLRGRLFWVALDLLDILDIQANLWEPHKTGLPIWAEGLMFFYCYILLLILPCVSLSEISMQGEHIAPQKMMLYPVLSLVTINIVTIFIRAINMVLFQDSRVSTIFIGKNIIAIATKACTFLEYKKQVKEFPQNAIALELQQNSVAHNQTVHSTQGMAHEQSPTREILDT